In the genome of Cellvibrio sp. KY-YJ-3, one region contains:
- a CDS encoding sugar phosphate isomerase/epimerase, with amino-acid sequence MNRRKFIETMGILGAVAVLPMSGYLAAKKPKYKMGLQLFSVNEDMTKDPIGTLKAVTAMGYEDFETFGFDGKKGTFYGYKSSEFKNILEDFQGTASSGHFGFSAYLAKPEDELMRFVDQCIEGARVLDMKYITWPWLAPEQRTIDNYKLMSRKLNLIGERVNAAGLGFAYHNHGFEFEDHGGENGFDIILKETDPALVKLQMDIYWIMHSSKRSPRTLIKEQPGRYVMWHIKDMDKITKDYTELGKGSIDYADILPHHTESGLEFYFLEQGGNYAHSPMRSAADSASYFVKHLQNIF; translated from the coding sequence ATGAATCGAAGGAAATTTATAGAAACGATGGGGATATTAGGCGCGGTAGCCGTATTGCCGATGTCTGGCTATTTGGCGGCTAAAAAACCAAAATACAAAATGGGTCTTCAGCTTTTCTCTGTCAACGAAGATATGACTAAAGACCCCATCGGCACATTGAAAGCTGTAACTGCTATGGGCTACGAGGATTTTGAAACGTTTGGATTTGATGGCAAAAAAGGAACTTTCTACGGATATAAGTCTTCTGAATTCAAGAATATATTGGAGGATTTTCAGGGCACTGCTTCAAGTGGGCATTTTGGGTTTTCTGCTTATCTCGCAAAGCCCGAGGATGAACTTATGCGTTTCGTAGATCAGTGCATAGAGGGTGCCCGAGTTTTGGATATGAAATATATCACTTGGCCATGGCTAGCCCCAGAGCAGAGGACGATCGACAACTATAAATTAATGTCGAGAAAGCTAAACCTAATCGGTGAACGGGTAAATGCGGCAGGGCTTGGGTTTGCCTACCATAATCACGGTTTTGAATTTGAGGATCACGGTGGTGAAAACGGTTTCGATATCATTTTGAAAGAAACAGATCCTGCACTGGTAAAGCTTCAAATGGATATCTACTGGATAATGCATTCTTCCAAACGGTCCCCGAGAACTCTGATCAAAGAGCAGCCAGGGAGATACGTGATGTGGCACATAAAAGATATGGATAAAATTACAAAGGACTATACCGAACTGGGTAAGGGTTCTATTGATTATGCCGACATTCTTCCACATCACACCGAATCGGGACTAGAGTTCTATTTTCTGGAACAAGGCGGAAACTACGCCCACAGCCCGATGAGAAGTGCAGCGGACAGCGCTAGTTATTTTGTAAAGCATTTGCAAAATATTTTTTAA
- a CDS encoding ABC transporter permease: protein MIKLKKILPPLALITVLIAVWWIVVVQTKSVIFPTPLQVVTGAMELIEDGTLWEHISSSLMRVGTGFLLAVLIAIPLGLWMGRVDSAYATLNPVFQIMRPISPIAWIPLAILWFGVGNASPIFLIFIAAVFPLIVQTAAGVHTIEPRYLNAAENFGVSRYKLYRQVVIPAVLPDLIVGMRISLGVAWLVVVAAEMIALRSGLGYMIMDSRNAGNRYDLVIAGMIIIGVIGLLLDGLMRLMEGHKSVRWRYDR, encoded by the coding sequence GTGATAAAACTCAAAAAAATATTACCGCCGCTAGCGCTAATCACGGTGCTAATTGCGGTTTGGTGGATTGTGGTGGTGCAAACTAAAAGCGTGATTTTCCCCACTCCGTTGCAAGTAGTGACTGGTGCAATGGAGTTGATTGAAGATGGCACGTTATGGGAGCACATCAGCTCGTCATTAATGCGCGTAGGTACTGGTTTTTTACTGGCGGTACTTATTGCGATCCCGCTGGGCCTATGGATGGGGCGTGTCGATAGTGCTTACGCCACGTTAAATCCGGTCTTTCAAATTATGCGGCCCATTTCACCAATCGCCTGGATTCCACTGGCGATTCTCTGGTTTGGAGTAGGCAATGCATCGCCGATTTTCTTAATTTTTATTGCTGCGGTATTTCCGTTGATTGTGCAAACCGCGGCAGGCGTTCATACCATTGAACCGCGTTACTTAAATGCGGCCGAAAACTTTGGTGTGTCGCGTTACAAGCTGTATCGGCAAGTAGTCATTCCGGCGGTACTGCCCGATTTAATCGTGGGCATGCGCATTTCTTTGGGTGTTGCCTGGTTGGTAGTGGTGGCGGCAGAAATGATTGCCCTACGCTCCGGCCTTGGCTACATGATTATGGATTCACGTAATGCGGGTAATCGCTATGATTTGGTGATTGCAGGTATGATTATTATTGGCGTCATCGGACTTTTGTTGGACGGCTTGATGCGACTAATGGAAGGACATAAATCAGTAAGGTGGCGTTATGACCGATAA
- a CDS encoding ABC transporter ATP-binding protein, producing the protein MTDKIVIQNIKKSFSSGSESKSVIDGINLTIADGEFIAIVGPSGCGKSTLMKMIAGFLQPDEGSIAVDGVERKGPNANGILISQHGSVFPWLTVQQNLMFGLNDEHVDKTAVADHYADLVGLKGFEQHYPRELSGGMLKRAEIARALAVKPEILYMDEPFSALDALMSLRIRTELLRILEEERHTVILITHDVEEAVHLANRVVVLSNRPATIQTIFDVPFAHPRKLSDPALQQLRDDILRELGIEC; encoded by the coding sequence ATGACCGATAAGATTGTTATTCAAAATATTAAAAAAAGTTTTTCCTCCGGCAGCGAATCAAAATCAGTAATTGACGGTATCAATCTCACAATTGCTGATGGGGAATTTATTGCGATTGTCGGCCCATCTGGCTGCGGTAAATCCACACTGATGAAAATGATCGCCGGTTTTTTACAGCCGGATGAAGGCAGTATCGCGGTTGATGGCGTAGAGCGCAAAGGCCCCAATGCCAACGGTATTTTGATTTCCCAACACGGCTCGGTATTCCCTTGGTTAACCGTGCAGCAAAATTTGATGTTTGGTTTAAATGATGAACATGTCGACAAAACGGCGGTTGCTGACCACTATGCGGATTTGGTGGGTTTAAAAGGCTTTGAGCAACACTATCCGCGTGAGTTGTCGGGCGGTATGTTAAAGCGTGCAGAAATTGCGCGCGCGCTCGCAGTTAAACCGGAAATCCTGTATATGGATGAGCCTTTTTCTGCACTGGATGCATTAATGAGCTTGCGTATTCGCACTGAGTTATTGCGAATTTTGGAGGAGGAGCGACACACCGTTATATTGATTACCCACGACGTGGAAGAAGCCGTTCATTTGGCTAATCGTGTAGTGGTGTTATCAAACCGTCCGGCAACCATCCAAACAATTTTTGATGTACCTTTTGCACACCCGCGCAAATTATCTGACCCCGCTTTACAACAATTGCGCGACGATATTTTGCGTGAACTGGGCATTGAGTGTTAG
- a CDS encoding TonB-dependent copper receptor, which translates to MTSKSRLISLAICTLLAPTVYGDTDTKDESKPEEMVITGVKTETPLTIETDPKAPRQPLPAQDGADYLKTIPGFSVIRKGGTSGDPVFRGMAGSRLSLLLDGDLVLGGCGSRMDPPTAYVFPETYDRIRLVKGPQTVIHGPGNSAGVVLFERDRERMAQPSWKFYSSLLGGSFGRNDEVMDLQGGTPDFYLRAMASHSQQDNYQDGDGNEVHSQYDRWNTNLALGWTPSDDLTIEINGSQSDAEAAYADRSMDGSKFARDNLSAKVIVKNLTPFWKKLETQVYYNYVDHVMDNYTLRERTGTTMQMASNPDRQTEGARLLATFTPTSSAELIVGADTQKNDHTNRSTSNQMMMPYQDMPRVGDAHFQQLGVFGEWTQTITAQQRVIGGVRVDDWSAEDQRAATRMIGNTQHVNPTAGEERNENLSSGFLRYEKDWRRVTVYTGIGHSERFPDYWELISKESLDSISAFNAKAEETTQLDIGAIYSKHRLKSSVSMFYNEIDNYLLIQSRVNKPTGPTSTRSTTVTRNVDATTWGMEADLSYALTDTWRTEASVASVRGTNETDNTHLSQIPPIELRLGLYYNNPTWSAGVFWRVADEQTRVDINKGNIAGQDIGASEDFNVLSLNAGWRAHKNLLLTTGIDNLLNETYAEHISKAGAMIAGYDQTTRINEPGRTYWLKAQLTFD; encoded by the coding sequence ATGACTAGTAAATCCCGCCTGATTAGTCTGGCTATTTGCACATTGCTTGCCCCGACTGTTTACGGCGATACCGACACGAAGGATGAATCCAAGCCTGAAGAAATGGTCATCACTGGCGTAAAAACTGAAACTCCACTCACCATCGAGACCGACCCCAAAGCGCCAAGACAACCACTACCCGCGCAAGATGGGGCGGATTACCTTAAAACAATTCCAGGCTTTTCCGTAATCCGCAAAGGCGGAACCAGCGGCGATCCGGTATTTCGCGGAATGGCCGGATCGCGACTGTCGCTATTATTAGATGGTGATCTGGTATTGGGCGGCTGCGGTAGCCGCATGGATCCGCCCACTGCATATGTATTCCCGGAAACTTATGACCGTATTCGCTTGGTCAAAGGGCCGCAAACCGTTATTCATGGCCCCGGTAACTCTGCCGGTGTCGTTCTTTTTGAACGCGACCGGGAGCGTATGGCCCAACCCAGCTGGAAATTCTATAGCAGCCTTTTGGGTGGCAGTTTTGGTCGCAATGATGAAGTTATGGATCTCCAGGGCGGCACCCCGGATTTTTATCTCCGCGCAATGGCCAGCCATTCACAACAAGATAATTACCAGGATGGCGACGGTAACGAAGTCCACTCCCAATACGACCGCTGGAATACCAACCTTGCCTTGGGCTGGACACCCAGCGACGACCTGACTATCGAAATCAACGGCAGCCAAAGCGATGCAGAAGCAGCCTATGCGGATCGCAGCATGGACGGCTCAAAATTTGCGCGTGACAACCTGAGCGCCAAAGTGATTGTGAAAAACCTGACTCCCTTCTGGAAAAAACTGGAGACTCAGGTCTATTACAACTATGTCGATCACGTGATGGATAATTACACTTTGCGTGAACGCACTGGAACGACGATGCAAATGGCCTCCAACCCCGATCGTCAAACCGAGGGCGCGCGCCTACTAGCTACTTTCACCCCAACCTCATCCGCCGAGCTGATAGTCGGTGCAGATACCCAGAAGAACGATCACACCAACCGCTCCACCTCAAACCAAATGATGATGCCCTATCAGGATATGCCGCGCGTTGGTGATGCGCATTTCCAACAACTCGGTGTCTTTGGTGAATGGACGCAAACCATAACAGCGCAGCAGCGAGTAATTGGTGGGGTACGCGTTGACGACTGGAGCGCAGAAGATCAACGCGCAGCAACTCGCATGATCGGCAATACCCAACACGTCAATCCCACTGCAGGCGAAGAACGCAATGAAAATTTATCCAGCGGCTTTCTACGCTACGAAAAAGATTGGCGTAGGGTTACGGTCTATACCGGCATTGGCCACAGCGAACGTTTTCCCGACTACTGGGAATTAATTAGCAAAGAATCGCTGGATTCTATTAGTGCCTTCAACGCTAAAGCGGAAGAAACAACCCAGTTAGATATAGGTGCGATTTACAGCAAGCATCGCCTGAAAAGCAGTGTCTCTATGTTCTACAACGAAATTGATAATTACCTGCTGATCCAATCGCGCGTGAACAAACCAACGGGGCCAACGAGCACTAGAAGTACCACTGTCACCCGCAATGTAGATGCAACAACTTGGGGAATGGAAGCCGACCTTAGCTACGCATTGACCGACACATGGCGCACAGAAGCATCGGTAGCAAGTGTGCGCGGCACTAACGAAACAGATAATACCCACCTGTCACAAATCCCGCCGATCGAACTTCGCCTCGGCCTCTACTACAACAACCCAACTTGGTCTGCCGGTGTATTCTGGCGCGTTGCGGATGAACAGACACGAGTCGATATCAACAAAGGCAATATCGCAGGACAAGACATAGGCGCAAGCGAAGATTTCAATGTGCTCTCGCTTAACGCTGGCTGGCGCGCGCACAAAAATCTGTTGCTCACTACCGGTATTGATAACCTGCTTAATGAAACTTATGCAGAGCACATCAGCAAAGCAGGCGCCATGATCGCAGGTTACGACCAAACCACCCGCATCAATGAACCAGGAAGAACTTACTGGTTAAAAGCACAATTAACCTTCGATTAA
- a CDS encoding ABC transporter substrate-binding protein — translation MNTHDPLSTFSQQRRKLLLGMTAATLPLGVASCSRTEDSNLLVVGGLPVTCNLTLPIACVGKAAAGTGGVGFQYSKYSGWPEIKESLMTGRIQAAYMLAPLVMDLTTKKIPLKIISLGHRSGAVIMVRTDSDYKTFSQLKGKRIAIPSRFAVDFLFLRKMLAQENMTHTDIEIVEMPPPDMPAALYANAVDAYCTGEPFGAAAQKAGYARPLRMTRDEWRNYICCVLTVREELIQEQPEVVQDLVNHVMGAGAWLDQNMVNREKAVQIAAGRQFFNQDPNIIRFVMENPEDRVTYGDMRMIKDEFNELMELSIAAGTLTSPVAYESYVDETFVRNAKPVAITV, via the coding sequence ATGAACACCCACGACCCTCTATCTACGTTTTCCCAGCAGCGCCGAAAGCTATTATTAGGCATGACTGCCGCGACCCTCCCTTTAGGTGTTGCGTCCTGCTCGCGCACCGAAGATAGCAATCTACTGGTGGTGGGTGGATTACCTGTTACCTGCAATCTGACCTTACCCATTGCCTGTGTTGGTAAGGCGGCGGCGGGTACAGGGGGCGTGGGGTTCCAGTACAGCAAATACAGTGGCTGGCCAGAGATCAAAGAGTCGCTTATGACCGGGCGCATTCAGGCGGCCTATATGTTGGCGCCTCTGGTGATGGATCTCACCACCAAAAAAATACCACTTAAGATTATTTCCCTCGGGCATAGATCCGGCGCCGTGATAATGGTGCGCACGGATTCTGACTACAAAACCTTCAGCCAATTGAAAGGTAAACGCATCGCAATCCCAAGCCGTTTTGCGGTGGACTTTTTATTCCTGCGCAAGATGCTCGCGCAGGAAAACATGACGCATACCGACATTGAAATTGTAGAAATGCCACCGCCGGATATGCCCGCCGCACTCTACGCCAACGCGGTGGATGCTTACTGTACCGGCGAGCCATTTGGTGCCGCCGCACAAAAGGCGGGTTATGCGCGCCCTTTACGCATGACCCGCGATGAATGGCGCAATTACATCTGCTGTGTGCTGACGGTGCGTGAAGAATTAATTCAGGAGCAACCGGAAGTAGTACAGGATTTGGTTAACCACGTGATGGGGGCGGGTGCATGGTTGGATCAGAATATGGTGAATCGCGAGAAGGCCGTGCAGATCGCCGCCGGGCGCCAGTTCTTTAATCAGGACCCGAATATTATTCGCTTCGTGATGGAAAATCCTGAAGATCGTGTGACCTATGGTGATATGCGTATGATCAAGGACGAATTCAATGAGCTGATGGAATTGTCCATTGCTGCAGGAACCCTGACTAGTCCCGTTGCGTATGAAAGCTATGTTGATGAAACCTTTGTTCGCAATGCTAAACCTGTTGCCATTACAGTTTAA
- a CDS encoding SCO family protein, whose amino-acid sequence MIRLIMVFAFCISVVGNVAAENVATESTATKSTALKSGVFDPPRMAPDFSLPSSRDNQFTLSEQRGKLLVLGFGFTNCPNVCPMTLANLAQVFKNLGALAGQVQVVYMTVDPERDTPARLREYLTNFNSHFVGVTGSADELAAVRQAYGIIAKKEVHKNGGNYEVHHSSYIYLIDRDGLLRALVPFGKSADDITHDIKILLQEKTQQAAL is encoded by the coding sequence ATGATTCGATTGATAATGGTGTTTGCGTTTTGCATAAGTGTTGTAGGAAATGTTGCGGCAGAAAATGTTGCAACAGAAAGCACTGCAACAAAAAGTACTGCATTGAAATCCGGCGTGTTTGATCCACCGCGCATGGCTCCGGATTTTTCCCTGCCCAGCTCCCGTGACAACCAATTCACGCTGAGCGAACAGCGTGGCAAACTTCTGGTATTGGGTTTTGGTTTTACCAATTGCCCTAATGTCTGCCCCATGACACTCGCTAATCTTGCGCAGGTCTTTAAAAATCTTGGTGCGTTAGCTGGGCAAGTACAAGTGGTTTATATGACTGTCGATCCTGAGCGCGATACTCCGGCGCGCTTGCGTGAATATTTAACCAATTTCAATTCGCATTTTGTTGGTGTCACCGGTTCTGCCGATGAGTTGGCGGCTGTGCGCCAGGCTTATGGCATCATCGCGAAAAAAGAAGTGCACAAAAATGGCGGAAATTATGAAGTGCACCACTCTTCGTATATTTATTTGATTGATCGCGACGGTTTATTGCGCGCGCTGGTGCCGTTTGGAAAAAGTGCAGACGACATAACCCACGACATCAAAATATTGTTGCAAGAAAAAACGCAACAGGCTGCGTTATGA
- a CDS encoding response regulator: MISNSNVVLVVDDSIDSIHMLNDVLEDAKFTVLVALEGTQALTITQNIRPDIILLDAIMPNMDGFETCKRLKQNPQLADVPIIFMTGLSDTEHIVMGLGAGGVDYITKPIKADELIARMQVHLANARITQSARAALDTAGQYLLTINALGNLVWATPQVYQLLDNSGATQDSIALTPSITQQLRDWISHKPETGRQLLLQQLSTELSVEMLNLIDGKEYLLRLTPAHKPADDTQSLKQQFAVTGREADVLLWIANGKTNREIGQILEMSPRTVNKHLEQIFKKLGVENRTSAAAIAIRSLARG, translated from the coding sequence ATGATCAGCAATAGCAATGTGGTACTCGTGGTTGATGACTCCATCGATAGCATTCACATGCTGAACGATGTATTGGAGGATGCAAAATTTACCGTGCTCGTAGCGTTGGAAGGCACCCAAGCACTGACCATCACCCAAAATATTCGCCCGGATATTATTTTGCTCGATGCCATAATGCCCAACATGGATGGTTTTGAAACCTGCAAACGTCTGAAACAAAACCCGCAGCTGGCCGATGTGCCCATTATTTTTATGACAGGGCTAAGTGATACTGAACATATTGTGATGGGTTTGGGCGCAGGCGGTGTGGACTACATTACCAAGCCAATTAAAGCCGACGAATTAATTGCACGCATGCAAGTGCATTTAGCCAATGCACGCATCACCCAAAGTGCACGCGCCGCACTGGATACCGCCGGTCAATATCTATTAACTATTAATGCCCTGGGAAATTTAGTGTGGGCCACACCGCAGGTCTATCAATTACTCGATAATTCCGGCGCAACCCAGGACTCCATTGCACTCACACCATCGATAACCCAGCAACTGCGCGACTGGATTAGCCACAAACCCGAAACGGGGCGGCAATTATTATTGCAGCAACTAAGCACCGAGTTATCGGTAGAAATGCTCAACCTGATTGACGGTAAAGAATATTTGCTGCGTTTAACGCCCGCCCACAAACCCGCCGACGACACCCAATCCCTCAAACAACAATTCGCCGTAACCGGCCGCGAAGCCGATGTATTATTGTGGATCGCCAACGGAAAAACCAATCGCGAAATCGGCCAGATTTTAGAAATGAGCCCACGCACAGTGAACAAACATTTGGAGCAGATATTTAAAAAATTAGGTGTGGAAAACAGGACGTCGGCCGCAGCAATTGCTATCAGGTCTTTGGCGCGGGGGTGA
- a CDS encoding glycerophosphodiester phosphodiesterase family protein, whose translation MLKKSAIILVTILSGFIILGLVSEPELRESGQLVAYRGGGQIIDYQKLGADGCSARSIVQSENVHIENTAESIKDADSAGFNVIHINIHRSKDNNFVLFHDWTLDCATNGKGEVRDSTVSLLSELDAGYGYTFDNGLHFPFREKGYRIDNLTAVLDAYPDKTFWLNLKNNDEESFVALNELISSSYGNRLSKFVIFSSENGVSWFRREAPALKAISVESTKECVKKYMLYGWSGVFPEACSNRPILIPPDKAKYLWGYPRRFAALAQENGSRVYLWAEHTPLRNHKLEIENGIGVVTGDIHGAKAVFR comes from the coding sequence ATGTTAAAAAAATCCGCAATAATTCTAGTAACTATTTTAAGCGGATTTATTATTCTTGGTCTTGTGAGTGAACCGGAACTGCGAGAATCAGGCCAATTAGTCGCGTACCGAGGCGGCGGACAAATTATCGATTACCAAAAGCTTGGAGCGGACGGTTGTTCCGCTAGATCAATCGTTCAATCAGAAAATGTTCACATCGAAAATACAGCTGAGTCCATCAAGGATGCTGATAGTGCTGGGTTCAACGTAATCCATATCAATATTCATCGTTCAAAAGATAATAATTTTGTTCTATTCCATGATTGGACTTTAGATTGTGCTACGAATGGCAAGGGTGAAGTAAGGGATAGTACGGTCAGTCTGCTATCAGAGCTGGATGCGGGTTACGGCTATACTTTTGATAATGGCTTGCATTTTCCTTTTAGGGAAAAAGGATATCGCATTGACAATTTAACAGCGGTTTTAGATGCGTATCCAGACAAAACATTCTGGTTGAACCTCAAAAATAATGATGAGGAATCCTTTGTCGCTCTGAATGAGCTAATTAGTTCCAGTTATGGGAATCGATTATCGAAGTTTGTTATTTTTTCTAGCGAAAATGGAGTGAGTTGGTTTCGACGCGAAGCCCCGGCACTAAAGGCAATCAGTGTGGAATCGACCAAAGAATGCGTTAAAAAATATATGTTATATGGGTGGAGTGGGGTATTTCCAGAAGCGTGCTCGAACCGCCCTATACTGATTCCACCTGACAAAGCGAAATATCTTTGGGGCTATCCGAGACGCTTCGCAGCACTAGCTCAAGAGAATGGAAGTCGTGTCTATCTGTGGGCAGAACATACACCGTTGCGAAACCACAAGCTGGAAATTGAAAATGGTATCGGTGTGGTAACTGGTGATATCCATGGAGCTAAAGCTGTTTTTCGTTAA